Proteins encoded by one window of Psychrobacillus sp. FSL K6-2836:
- a CDS encoding tetratricopeptide repeat protein, protein MNQDIPECYYNLAYIYSQQGDNQLALDFYKKCLIVDEDYISAHINISQLYFVQGRMDAAKNHSNKALKINP, encoded by the coding sequence ATAAATCAAGATATCCCTGAATGTTATTATAACTTAGCATATATTTATTCCCAACAGGGCGATAATCAGCTAGCATTGGATTTTTATAAAAAATGTTTAATAGTAGACGAAGATTATATTAGTGCGCATATAAATATCAGCCAGCTATATTTTGTACAGGGAAGAATGGATGCTGCGAAAAATCATAGTAATAAGGCACTTAAAATTAATCCTTAA
- a CDS encoding tetratricopeptide repeat protein, whose product MTLQCSILLNYIGDYNQSIKHIERILSGNPNNAEALIIKVNNLAELKQFDKAIAIFLSGT is encoded by the coding sequence TTGACTCTACAATGCTCTATCTTATTAAATTATATAGGTGATTATAATCAGTCTATTAAACATATTGAAAGAATATTAAGTGGGAATCCAAATAACGCTGAAGCGTTAATTATTAAAGTGAATAATTTAGCTGAATTAAAGCAGTTTGATAAGGCGATAGCTATTTTTTTATCAGGTACTTGA